A region of the Myxococcus stipitatus DSM 14675 genome:
GGGAGGGCACTCTCTCGAGTCCAAGCCCTTGCTGGCCGAGGAGGGGGCGCCGCTCGATACGCCCGTGACGCGCGCTGTTGAGGCCGTGGGACAGCGGGACTTCGACGTCGCGCAGAAGCACCTCGCGCAAGCCCTTGCCGAGGCCCCCGACGACCCGCGAGCGCTCTTCGTCCAGGCCTGTGCCTTCCTGGAGCGGGGCTCGCTGACGGAGGCCGCTGTCGCGGTGAAGCGACTGCGCGAGGTGGCTCCGACGAGCCTGGAAGGCCCCCTCCTCGAAGCGCTGAGGGAGCGGAGGGGCACGCACCCGACGGAGAACTGGCGAGACTCCTTCGTGGCGGCCTGGCTGCGCGCGGGCCGTCCGATGTTCGAGGACCCGGGGCTGTTCTCGGGGATGGCCTCGTGGGACCAGATGGAGGCGACGCTGGCGGGGGCCTGGGCGCGGACAGACCGGGTCGAGGCCCGCCTGATGCTCGCGTTCGCGGGCGCCAGACTCGAAGACGCCTCGCGGCGCTGGCTGTCCGCCCGTCTGGAGGACATCCAGGACCCACGGTTGTTGCTGTCCGCCCTGGACTATTTCCCGAGTGACTCCCAGCCCGTGGACCATCGCGAGGCCCTGCGTGCGCGGCTGCGTCGCTTCGCGGCCGAGGACCCGACGGAGATGCAGCGCGCCCTGGTCCTCCTGATGGAGCCGCGCCAGCCCGACGCACCGTTGACCGAAGAAGAGCTGAGGGAACTGGAGCGCATCGCGGCGCTGCCTGACTACCGGCCCACGTCCGCTGCCTCGTTCTACGCGGAGGCGGAGCGACTCTTGACGTCAGCAGGGGTGAAGGAGCCAGCCGGGGGCGCCTTCTCGGCCATGGTGCAGCGGCTGGCGCTTCAAGGGCCGGCCCTCCTCGTCCGGGTCGTCAAGGCCTCCGACAAGACGCTCTCCCCCGACCACCGCATGCGGTTGGGACAGGCCCTGTGGTTGCTGGGCGAGCGCATCGCCGCGGAGTCGACGCTCGTCGAGCGCATGGTGGGACGGAATCTGAGGCGACAAGGCGCCACCCTGCTGGGCGACTCGGAGAAGCTGGCTCAGGCCACGACGGACTTGGAGGAAGCGCAGTCGGTAGCGCGTGCGGTCAGGCAGCTCGAGCTCGATTCGTGGCCCCTCCCGTCCCTTCAGGAGGCGATGCTGGCCGCGAGCGTGGAGGACGAGTGGACGCACCTGCGTGCCTTCGCCTCGCCCTGAGGTTCTCCCTGCCTCGCGCGGCCGGCCCCCAGCGGCTGGGGGCCATGCGAATCCTCAAGCAAGGGGGACGCTGGTGCGCCTCATCGCGAAGATGCTCTCGGGAATCTCCTCGATGGACAGGTTGGGGAAATCACGCACCGAGACGTGCTGCGGGTCGTTGCCTGAAACCATGCGGAGCAGCACGTTGGTTCCTGCCTGGAGATAGAAGCGCAACGGTGTCTTGCGTGGCCTGTCGAGGGTCCAGATATCCGCCCGGTGGCCCAACACGAAGGCCCATCCGGAATGGCGCGCATGCCCATCCACCAACACCGCCCGCGGAAGGAACAGCTCCTGGAACGGTGATAGCTCCTCCGGGAGCACGTCCGCGAAGAGGCCATCACCGGAGGGGGGCGTTCCGCGCCGGTAGGCGACCTTCTTCTGGAGGCTCTGTCCTCGAGTGACATCGCCGACTTCCGACATCCAGAGCTGGTAGCCCTTCTCCTTTTCGGGCCAGGGATTGAACAGACCGTCAATCCGGCAGACCTCGCGGGCATAGTCGAACCAGCAGTAGCCGGACGTGAGCTGGTCGTCTCCTCGCATGGGCGACCAATAGGACACGTAGCCGCTGCTCCATTGGAGGGGCAGGAGCGGCGGAAGGGAAGGGGCTTGCATGACGGGGCCTTGTCTCTCCAGGGAGAAGCCAGGGCCTCGGACGCCGCGCCGTCGGACCCGGGGATGAGGGGGGGCGGCTAGTTCATCCGGCCGAGCCGATACCAGACGTTCTGCTTCCGCTGGATTCGCTGCAGCTCGTCGTAGGGGACGGAATCGAAATACAGCTGCTCCGTCATGTCTGGCGGATAGAGGCGGGGGAACTTCTGATGCATGTAGCGCGCGTATTGGACCCGCAGGAAGAAGATGAAGCGGGGGTTGCTCAGCACCTCGTAGTTCGCGATGGACATGTCCTGCATGGCATCCGCCTGCACCTTGCGAAGGCGGGTGAACTCCGGGAGCGTCGCGTCCAGGTCATGCGCGTGCCTGTCCAGCAGGGTGGAGAGGACATAGGCATCTTCCAGCGCCATGTTCATCCCTTGGCCCAGGAAGGGTGCGGTGGCATGTGCCGCGTCCCCCAGCAGCAAGGCGTTCCCACGAAAGTGGAAGGTACTGGAGCGGACGTTGACGAGGTCGTTGCTGGGCAGGGCCATGAACTGCTCCAGCATCTCCCTCCTGCGGGCGAGCGGCAGCCCCCCGAAGTAATGGTCGAAGAAGCCACGGAGGGTGTCTCCGTCGGTCGTCGCCAGGCTGAGGGGGCCCGCGTAGGGCAGGCAGAGCGCGAAGCTGATGCTGTCTCCCGGGATGGTTGCCGCACGACCGGCGAACAAGCCCTTGGAGTCCATTCCAAAAAAGTAGAGCAAGTCCTTCCGGTAGCCCAGTTCCGCGGCATTGGATAGGACCAGCGTCTTGTAGCCGTGGCGGAAGAATGTCTGTTTGAACTCGAAGCGCCGTGAGTTGCTCTGCATGGACTGGCGCACCGCGGAGTGCGCGCCATCCGCCCCGATGACGAGGTCCCCGGGATGGTGATGGACCTTGCCGTCCTTGGCCTGGACGAGGACGGACTTCTTCTCCAGGTCGACGCTCAGGCACCTGCACTCGAAGTCATACTTCACGCCGTGATGGGTGGCGTGCGTGTTCAACAGTTTCTGGAACGCCAGCCGGTTCAGGGACAGCGGGGATATCCCCTCGAGTGGCGTGAGCTCGCGAATCTTGTACTTTCCCCCGATGGAGAAGGCCATGCCG
Encoded here:
- a CDS encoding tetratricopeptide repeat protein — encoded protein: MSAARALLFLFVSACITTGGHSLESKPLLAEEGAPLDTPVTRAVEAVGQRDFDVAQKHLAQALAEAPDDPRALFVQACAFLERGSLTEAAVAVKRLREVAPTSLEGPLLEALRERRGTHPTENWRDSFVAAWLRAGRPMFEDPGLFSGMASWDQMEATLAGAWARTDRVEARLMLAFAGARLEDASRRWLSARLEDIQDPRLLLSALDYFPSDSQPVDHREALRARLRRFAAEDPTEMQRALVLLMEPRQPDAPLTEEELRELERIAALPDYRPTSAASFYAEAERLLTSAGVKEPAGGAFSAMVQRLALQGPALLVRVVKASDKTLSPDHRMRLGQALWLLGERIAAESTLVERMVGRNLRRQGATLLGDSEKLAQATTDLEEAQSVARAVRQLELDSWPLPSLQEAMLAASVEDEWTHLRAFASP
- the vioE gene encoding violacein biosynthesis enzyme VioE, with amino-acid sequence MQAPSLPPLLPLQWSSGYVSYWSPMRGDDQLTSGYCWFDYAREVCRIDGLFNPWPEKEKGYQLWMSEVGDVTRGQSLQKKVAYRRGTPPSGDGLFADVLPEELSPFQELFLPRAVLVDGHARHSGWAFVLGHRADIWTLDRPRKTPLRFYLQAGTNVLLRMVSGNDPQHVSVRDFPNLSIEEIPESIFAMRRTSVPLA
- a CDS encoding FAD-dependent oxidoreductase; the protein is MHKAIIVGGGLAGSLTAIYLARHGYDVRVIEKRRNPLSNSASSLDMPPSRAIGVTMNVRGIKAVLKAGIAPRELEQCGEPIAGMAFSIGGKYKIRELTPLEGISPLSLNRLAFQKLLNTHATHHGVKYDFECRCLSVDLEKKSVLVQAKDGKVHHHPGDLVIGADGAHSAVRQSMQSNSRRFEFKQTFFRHGYKTLVLSNAAELGYRKDLLYFFGMDSKGLFAGRAATIPGDSISFALCLPYAGPLSLATTDGDTLRGFFDHYFGGLPLARRREMLEQFMALPSNDLVNVRSSTFHFRGNALLLGDAAHATAPFLGQGMNMALEDAYVLSTLLDRHAHDLDATLPEFTRLRKVQADAMQDMSIANYEVLSNPRFIFFLRVQYARYMHQKFPRLYPPDMTEQLYFDSVPYDELQRIQRKQNVWYRLGRMN